A genomic window from Anguilla rostrata isolate EN2019 chromosome 14, ASM1855537v3, whole genome shotgun sequence includes:
- the ccl19b gene encoding C-C motif chemokine 19b, which yields MEKRSRASAMLRAAAAVLLAASVLCSYAAASTEEVLDCCLSTKNKPIPSSIVKGYSIQTKASGCLIPATLFITKKDLSLCAPPASRSKWVKKLIKRLDRKAKPKRKRGKKN from the exons ATGGAGAAGAGAAGCAGAGCGAGCGCGATGCTCAGAGCGGCAGCCGCTGTCCTCCTGGCGGCCTCCGTCCTCTGCAGCTATGCAGCAG CGAGCACTGAAGAAGTCCTGGACTGCTGTTTGTCCACCAAGAACAAGCCCATCCCAAGCAGCATAGTGAAGGGCTACAGTATCCAGACCAAAGCTAGCGGCTGCCTGATACCTGCAACACT ATTCATCACTAAAAAGGATTTGAGTCTCTGCGCCCCTCCTGCCAGCAGAAGCAAATGGGTCAAGAAGCTCATCAAGAGACTGGACAGGAAGGCGAAACCAAAGAGGAAGAGGG GAAAAAAGAATTAG
- the slc2a11l gene encoding solute carrier family 2 member 11, like produces the protein MVNALTLLVGSPRLIAAILATGIGGTFQYGFHISVLNSPSLFIKELVNRTCIQRYDLFLEPWGITLIWSFIVSIFCIGGLVGALCAGQLVLICGRKRCLLMNNIVAIASAVMMLTSERAMSFEMIIAGRFLYGINAGVSLTAHTIYITECSPRRLRGMVGVTVSSFVSMGKFFGQLLGLRELLGTKERWPWLLAFSGLTAAIQLLALPFFPESPRYLLLDKGDRQGCERAMQWLWGSRSYDSEIEDMLKENVALRGGRSLSVLELVFRRAERWQLLTLLATFVTLQLCGINAVYLYSLEVFVAAGIRPDQVHYAALGTGLCEVTTSLACFAVIENTGKRILFFRGYMAMSTILVLLTVTLNLQGQVTWMPYCSMVLVFTFIFFFSSGPAGITASLPGEIFMQSSKAAAFTIACCINWTGLFLIGMLFPLVVDGMGPYSFLIFLGFCSFTGVFVWLNVPETKNRTPLEITEEFERMHTKGPKHEFGKQGHEMIRTVLTTKL, from the exons ATGGTAAACGCACTGACTCTCTTG GTGGGGAGTCCGCGGCTGATAGCTGCCATCCTGGCTACAGGGATCGGAGGGACGTTCCAATATGGCTTTCATATATCTGTTCTTAACTCCCCATCTTTG TTCATTAAGGAGCTGGTTAACCGGACCTGCATACAGCGGTATGACCTTTTCCTGGAGCCCTGGGGCATTACCCTCATCTGGTCCTTCATCGTTTCCATCTTCTGCATTGGAGGCCTGGTAGGGGCACTGTGTGCGGGACAACTGGTCCTTATTTGTGGAAG AAAGAGGTGCCTCTTGATGAACAACATAGTGGCCATCGCCAGTGCGGTGATGATGCTGACGAGCGAAAGGGCAATGTCTTTTGAAATGATTATTGCTGGCAGATTCCTGTATGGAATTAATGCAG GCGTGAGTCTCACCGCTCACACCATTTACATAACGGAGTGCTCCCCCCGGAGGCTGCGAGGGATGGTGGGCGTGACCGTCTCCAGCTTCGTTTCCATGGGGAAGTTCTTCGGTCAGCTCTTGGGATTGAG GGAGCTGTTGGGGACGAAGGAAAGGTGGCCTTGGCTCCTGGCCTTCAGTGGACTGACTGCTGCCATCCAGCTCCTCGCCCTCCCCTTCTTCCCAGAGTCCCCCCGTTACCTCCTCCTGGACAAGGGGGACCGGCAGGGGTGTGAGAGAG CCATGCAGTGGCTGTGGGGGAGCAGAAGCTACGACTCGGAGATCGAGGACATGCTGAAGGAGAACGTGGCTCTTCGGGGCGGGCGCTCCCTCAGCGTGTTGGAGTTGGTCTTCAGGCGGGCCGAGCGCTGGCAGCTCCTCACCCTCCTCGCCACCTTTGTCACCTTGCAGCTCTGCGGCATCAATGCA GTGTATCTCTATTCTCTGGAAGTGTTTGTCGCTGCAGGGATACGTCCAGACCAGGTGCACTATGCTGCTTTGGGAACCGGCCTTTGTGAGGTCACAACTTCCTTGGCATGT TTTGCTGTGATCGAGAACACAGGGAAGAGGATTCTGTTCTTCAGAGGTTACATGGCCATGTCCACCATCTTAGTGCTTCTCACGGTGACCCTCAACCTGCAG GGACAGGTCACTTGGATGCCATACTGCAGCATGGTGCTGGTCTTCAccttcatcttcttcttttCAAGTGGACCAG CTGGAATAACGGCCTCCTTACCCGGGGAAATCTTCATGCAGTCGTCCAAAGCAGCCGCGTTCACCATTGCCTGCTGCATCAACTGGACAGGCCTGTTTCTCATTGGGATGCTCTTTCCCCTGGTGGTG GATGGAATGGGCCCCTACAGTTTCCTCATCTTCCTCGGCTTCTGTTCCTTCACCGGAGTGTTTGTGTGGCTGAACGTTCCGGAGACGAAGAACAGAACGCCGCTGGAGATCACAGAGGAGTTTGAGAGAATGCACACCAAAGGTCCGAAGCATGAATTTGGTAAACAAGGGCATGAGATGATTCGGACAGTCCTCACAACAAAACTCTGA
- the drg1 gene encoding developmentally-regulated GTP-binding protein 1 has product MSLLAKIAEIESEMARTQKNKATAHHLGLLKARLAKLRRELITPKGGGGGGAGEGFDVAKTGDARIGFVGFPSVGKSTLLSNLAGVYSEVAAYEFTTLTTVPGVIRYKGAKIQLLDLPGIIEGAKDGKGRGRQVIAVARTCNLILIVLDVLKPLGHKKLIEHELEGFGIRLNKKPPNIGFKKKDKGGINFTATCAQTELDGDTVKSILAEYKIHNADITLRGDCTADDLIDVVEGNRVYIPCIYVLNKIDQISIEELDIIYKVPHCVPISAHHRWNFDDLLERIWDYLQLVRIYTKPKGQLPDYTAPVVLPDEKTAVEDFCLKIHKNLIKEFKYALVWGMSVKHNPQKVGKDHVLEDEDVIQLVKK; this is encoded by the exons ATGAGTTTGCTTGCAAAAATTGCGGAAATCGAGTCTGAG ATGGCCCGCACTCAGAAGAACAAGGCCACTGCTCACCATCTCGGGTTGCTGAAGGCCCGACTGGCCAAGCTGAGGAGGGAACTCATTACACCCAAagggggcggcggcggtggaGCCGGCGAAG GGTTTGATGTGGCGAAGACCGGAGATGCCCGTATCGGGTTTGTGGGTTTCCCATCCGTTGGCAAGTCCACGCTGCTAAGCAACCTGGCAGGTGTGTACTCCGAGGTGGCAGCCTATGAATTCACCACCCTCACCACCGTCCCCGGGGTCATCCGCTACAAGGGAGCCAAGATTCAG CTGCTTGACCTTCCTGGCATCATCGAGGGAGCCAAAGACGGAAAAGGCAGGGGCCGGCAGGTCATTGCAG TGgctcgaacctgcaacctcatcCTGATCGTGCTGGACGTGCTGAAGCCGCTTGGTCACAAGAAGCTGATCGAGCACGAGCTGGAGGGCTTTGGCATCCGGCTCAACAAGAAGCCGCCCAACATCGGCTTCAAGAAGAAGGACAAGGGCGGCATCAACTTCACCGCCACG TGCGCCCAGACCGAACTGGACGGAGATACAGTGAAGAGCATCCTCGCCGAGTACAAGATCCACAACGCCGACATCACCCTGCGCGGCGACTGCACGGCTGATGACCTCATCGACGTGGTGGAGGGCAACCG CGTGTACATCCCCTGCATCTACGTGCTGAATAAGATCGATCAGATCTCCATAGAGGAGCTGGACATCATCTACAAGGTTCCGCACTGCGTCCCCATCTCCGCTCACCACCGCTGGAACTTTGACGATCTGCTGGAGAGGATCTGGGACTACCTGCAGCTCGTGCGCAT TTACACCAAGCCCAAAGGCCAGCTTCCTGACTACACGGCACCCGTCGTGCTTCCAGACGAGAAGACGGCCGTGGAAGACTTCTGCCTGAAGATCCACAAGAACCTCATCAAGGAATTCAAATA TGCTCTGGTATGGGGGATGTCTGTGAAGCACAACCCCCAGAAGGTGGGCAAGGACCACGTCCTGGAGGACGAGGATGTCATCCAGCTCGTCAAGAAGTAA